A genomic segment from Chanos chanos chromosome 2, fChaCha1.1, whole genome shotgun sequence encodes:
- the LOC115805714 gene encoding glutamine amidotransferase-like class 1 domain-containing protein 3A, mitochondrial — MVKRVAVILSGCGVYDGSEVHEASAVMVHLSRAGAKVQLFAPDEEMMHVVNHCEGKPVTEKRNVLQESARIARGDITDLAKLNVADHDALVIPGGFGVAKNLSDWATKGKEFSVKPQVEKVIKSFHQAGKALGMCCISPVIAAKTIPGCELTVGHDCESEKWPYAQVAKTMGEMGCKHVNRNVGEVHVDKKNKLVTTSAFMCNAPVHEIFDGVGVMVTEVLKLA; from the exons ATGGTGAAGCGTGTGGCAGTCATTCTCTCTGGTTGTGGAGTGTATGATGGCTCTGAAGTTCATGAAGCCTCTGCAGTGATGGTGCACCTGAGTCGGGCTGGCGCCAAG GTTCAGCTATTTGCCCCTGATGAAGAGATGATGCATGTCGTGAACCACTGTGAAGGGAAACCCGTGACAGAAAAACGCAACGTGCTGCAGGAGAGTGCTCGTATTGCCCGTGGTGACATCACAGACCTGGCCAAACTGAACGTCGCCGATCACGATGCCCTCGTTATTCCTG GTGGGTTCGGCGTGGCGAAGAACCTGAGTGACTGGGCCACCAAGGGGAAGGAGTTCTCCGTGAAGCCTCAGGTGGAGAAGGTCATTAAGAGTTTCCACCAGGCAGGCAAAGCCCTGGGCATGTGCTGCATCTCCCCTGTCATCGCCGCCAAAACCATCCCCGGCTGCGAACTCACGGTGGGGCATGACTGTGAGAGCGAAAA GTGGCCGTATGCACAGGTTGCAAAGACCATGGGGGAGATGGGCTGCAAACATGTCAACAGAAACGTCGGGGAAGTGCACGTCGATAAAAAGAATAAGTTGGTGACCACTAGCGCCTTCATGTGCAATGCGCCAGTTCATGAGATTTTTGATGGCGTTGGTGTCATGGTAACAGAAGTGCTCAAACTTGCTTAA